The DNA region AGCCAGAAAATCTGCAAAAACAGGCACCTTTGATAATGGTTTTTCACGAGTGGTGGGGGCTTGTCAAACACATAGAGGATGTTTGTGATAGGTTCGCAAGGAAAGGCTTTTATGCTTTTGCCATAGACCTGTATAAGGGAGCTACTGCGGACAATCCAGAAGATGCGGGAAGGCTTATGATGGACCTTATGCAAAACAGGTTGGATGAAGCAGAAAGAATGGTGGGGGCTTCTCTTGAATACTTCAGGAGGGAGAACATAGGTTATGTACCAAGGGTGGGTGATTTTATGTTTGGTGCTACTGGCTACTGCTGTGGTGGCACGTGCACTTGGTATTTTGGCGCCAAGTTTGAGGACTTTAAAGCTTTGGTTCCCTACTACGGACTTTACAAGTTAGCAAACATAGACTTTTCAAAGATAAAAGCACCAGTGCTTGCAGTTCATGCGGGCATGGATGCCTTTATTCCACTGTCTGAGGTAATGGAAGCGATCCAAAAGTGTAACGAAAACAAGGTAAATGCCCAGTTTTTGATCTACGCTGGCGTGGATCACGCCTTCTTTAACGACACAAGACCGGAGGTTTATCACGAAGAATACGCAAGGGACGTGTGGCAAAAGACCATAGAGTTCTTCAAAACACACCTTACATGAGCTTAAGGGACAAGCTCATCCTTGCCTTTCTATCGCTTCTTTTTGCCTTAGCCTTTTCCGTAGTTGCCTTCTACAGAAAAGAGCCCATAAGTGCCTTTTGGATTCTTCTTTGCGCTTTTTCCCTCTATATAATCGGTTATAGGTACTATAGCTACTATATAGCCTACAAAGTTTTTGGTGTTTCTGACGAAAATCCCACACCAGCCCACAGGTTTTACAACGGTATAGATTACGTGCCTACTAATAAATGGGTTCTCTTTGGACACCACTTTGCGTCAATCTCTGGTGCAGGTCCTTTGGTAGGTCCTGTGCTTGCAGCGCAGATGGGATATCTTCCGGGAGTGCTTTGGATCCCCATAGGAGCGGTCATAGCGGGTGCGGTCCAAGACATGCTAATTCTTACCATTTCCATGCGCACCGGTGGCAAGAGCTTGGGAGCGATAGCAAGAGATTACCTTGGAAGGTTTGGGGGAATTGTGGTTCTTTTGGTAATTTACTCCATACTTATCATCCTTTTAGCGGTCCTTGCCTTAGTGGTAGTAAAGGCAACAGCCCAAAGCCCTTGGTCTGCCTTCACATCCTTCGCAACCATACCCATAGCAATGCTGATGGGTGTTTATATGTGGAAGATAAGACCAGGGGCAGTCTTGCAAGCCACTCTTTTGGGAATAGGTCTTTTGATTGCATCTTTGGTAGCTGGAAAGCTAGTAGCGGATCATCCAAGCCTTAGCAAATTCTTTACCTACTCCGAGGTGCAAATAGCCTTTGGGCTTATGGTATATGGCTTTCTTGCCTCCGTACTACCCGTCTGGCTTTTGCTTGCTCCAAGGGACTATCTTAGCACCTTTATGAAGCTTGGAACTATTTTCATCCTTGGCGTAGGTGTTTTTATAGCCAATCCGCAGACAAAAATGCCAGCTCTAACTCAGTATGCTGAGACGGGCATAGGTCCTGTGTGGCAAGGAGACCTATTTCCGTTTTTGATGATAACCATAGCATGCGGTGCAGTTTCTGGCTTTCACTCTCTTATCTCTTCCGGCACTTCTCCAAAGCTTTTGGACAAAGAGAGCCACGTCAGACTGGTAGGCTACGGTAGCATGCTCGGAGAGTCCTTTGTTGCCATAATGGCTTTGATTGCAGCAGTTTCTATGGAGCCTGGTATATACTTTGCCGTAAATAGCCCAGCAAGCCTTATAGGAAAGACCGAAGAGTCTGCAGCACAGATAATAACCTCGTGGGGTTTTCCCGTTTCCGCGCAGGAGCTAAAAAGACTAGCAGAACTCATAGGGGAGGAAAGCATACTTTCCAAAGTTGGTGGGGCACCAGCCTTTGCCCTCGGCATAGCTCTAATCTTTGCAAAGCTCACAGGGGAAACTCTCCTTGCCTTTTGGTATCACTTTGCTATCCTCTTTGAAGTGGTGTTTATTCTAACAACCATAGATTCAGGCACAAGGGTAGGAAGGTATATCCTCCAAGACCTGTTGGGTAGCTTTATAAAGAGCTTTAAGGATTATTCAAACAAAACCGCAAACATCACCGCAAGTCTTATAACTGTTGCTCTGTGGGGATACTTCCTATACGGGGGAGTGGTAGATCCCTACGGAGGAATAAGAAGCCTTTGGCCCCTTTTTGGTATATCAAACCAACTTTTGGCCACCACCGCTTTGACCATTGCCACTTTATACCTTGCGAAGACTGGAAGGTTTAAGTACATTTGGGTGGCAGGCGTTCCAGCCCTTTTGATGGCTGTAAACACCATAAGCGCTGGGATTTTAAAAGTTTTCCATCCAGACCAAAGGGTTGGTTTTCTGTCGCACGCCGAATGGCTTTCAAAAAAGCTGTCCGCAGGAGAGCTTCCGCCCGCCATAAAGTCCGTAGAAATAGCCCAAAGGGTGATAATAAACGACTACACCAATGCATTTTTGGGGATGCTTTACGTCTCTTTGGTGTCTTTTGTCATAATCCTTACGATTAGGGAAATAATCTCATCATGGCAAAAAAGTTAGTGGTTTTGACCCACCAAGATACTATATTCTCCTTTCTTTTTGAAGGAGAAGAGGTAATAAAAGTAAGGGTTGATAAAAAAGGCGCTTCAAAACTTGTAGGGAGTATTTTTAAAGGCAAAGTAAAGAGGTTGGCAAAGGGGATGGGTGGAGTGTTTATAGATATTGGCTTGGAAAAGGAAGCCTATTTGCCTTTAAAGGGAGAAGAGGTTAAGGTAGGAGAAAGTCTTTTGGTCCAAGTGGTAAGAGAAGGTATAGGGGAAAAGGGAGCAAAGCTAACAACTAAAATAAAAATACCAGGAAAGTACATAGTTTATATGCCAGAAAGTCAAGAAGTAAAGTGTTCTTCCAAGCTGTCAAAAGAAGAAAAGTGGGATATGATAAACTTTATAGCCGATCATTTAGACAAAGAAGGGGTGATCCTAAGAACGCCTTCCGCAAGGGCAAAGAAGGAAGAAATTCTAAAAGAGTTGGAAGTTTTAAGAAAAACATACATGAAGCTAAAGGATCAATTAGAAATCCTAAAAAAACCACAAATTTTATGGGAAGACCCACCTGAATATCTATCTCTGATAAGGTCCTACTGGTATGATATGGAGACTATATTTTGCAATGACGTTGAAATATGGTACAAGATAATGGGCTTTTTGGAAGAATTTGAGAGAAGTCTTATGAAAAGGGTATTTTACATTAAGCAAACGCACGATGCTTTC from Thermocrinis sp. includes:
- a CDS encoding dienelactone hydrolase family protein, whose translation is MGQRISFSINGIEVSGYLAEPENLQKQAPLIMVFHEWWGLVKHIEDVCDRFARKGFYAFAIDLYKGATADNPEDAGRLMMDLMQNRLDEAERMVGASLEYFRRENIGYVPRVGDFMFGATGYCCGGTCTWYFGAKFEDFKALVPYYGLYKLANIDFSKIKAPVLAVHAGMDAFIPLSEVMEAIQKCNENKVNAQFLIYAGVDHAFFNDTRPEVYHEEYARDVWQKTIEFFKTHLT
- a CDS encoding carbon starvation CstA family protein, which translates into the protein MAKDHRVLQNTPYMSLRDKLILAFLSLLFALAFSVVAFYRKEPISAFWILLCAFSLYIIGYRYYSYYIAYKVFGVSDENPTPAHRFYNGIDYVPTNKWVLFGHHFASISGAGPLVGPVLAAQMGYLPGVLWIPIGAVIAGAVQDMLILTISMRTGGKSLGAIARDYLGRFGGIVVLLVIYSILIILLAVLALVVVKATAQSPWSAFTSFATIPIAMLMGVYMWKIRPGAVLQATLLGIGLLIASLVAGKLVADHPSLSKFFTYSEVQIAFGLMVYGFLASVLPVWLLLAPRDYLSTFMKLGTIFILGVGVFIANPQTKMPALTQYAETGIGPVWQGDLFPFLMITIACGAVSGFHSLISSGTSPKLLDKESHVRLVGYGSMLGESFVAIMALIAAVSMEPGIYFAVNSPASLIGKTEESAAQIITSWGFPVSAQELKRLAELIGEESILSKVGGAPAFALGIALIFAKLTGETLLAFWYHFAILFEVVFILTTIDSGTRVGRYILQDLLGSFIKSFKDYSNKTANITASLITVALWGYFLYGGVVDPYGGIRSLWPLFGISNQLLATTALTIATLYLAKTGRFKYIWVAGVPALLMAVNTISAGILKVFHPDQRVGFLSHAEWLSKKLSAGELPPAIKSVEIAQRVIINDYTNAFLGMLYVSLVSFVIILTIREIISSWQKS
- a CDS encoding Rne/Rng family ribonuclease; translation: MAKKLVVLTHQDTIFSFLFEGEEVIKVRVDKKGASKLVGSIFKGKVKRLAKGMGGVFIDIGLEKEAYLPLKGEEVKVGESLLVQVVREGIGEKGAKLTTKIKIPGKYIVYMPESQEVKCSSKLSKEEKWDMINFIADHLDKEGVILRTPSARAKKEEILKELEVLRKTYMKLKDQLEILKKPQILWEDPPEYLSLIRSYWYDMETIFCNDVEIWYKIMGFLEEFERSLMKRVFYIKQTHDAFLLKNALRKISQRYVWLRGGGYIVIDETEAMTVIDVNSGDPCGDTQEENALKTNLEAAEEIAKQIVLRDLGGIIMIDFIDMKSQENKDKVMNALKEALRDDLCNVQIYGFTKLGVLEMARKRAGKSVPELLFEKCPLCSGLGKVKGNALYSFELSLEIQNYPAGFLEIFVPKGRKRAVEESIKGLDNVKVVEKEDLDYNNYEVRYER